The genomic window GTGACCCCGGCATGGTGTTCACTACGATGGTGGTGTCGGCCGCTGGAGGACGCACCTTCAGCCGCTGCGCATGCATGCTGACTGCCTGGGGCAGTATCGAGCTGATCAatgttctcttttttgcaTCCGTCAAGAGATCAGCGACACTGCTGCACCGTACCAGCGAGCCGCTGGAATCGGGGCGCATCTGGCCAACTGCCGTGCAGTACTTCGATTGGTCTTCCAGATCGGGCGTGAAGACGGCAATGCGGATGGGGGCCCACCCGGAGTCcatgctgtcgctgctgaccGTGACGGCGGCCCGCGGCTCGACGGCGCGCTGGTCAGTGGTGGCCGACGCATTCAGTCGCTTGAGGTTCACTTCGACCTGATAGCGTAGGCCGTTGCTGTTCCTACGCAGCGTCACGTATGTGAGAGGGAGATCGCTTTGCTCGGAGGCTACCTGGCCGTGCCCGCACGGGGACGGGAGCTCGTCCGCCGCGTTTGAGTCCACCTTCAGAGCCGAGGACGCGatcgcagcggtggcaaaAGCGATATACATAAAGAGGacacacaaccacaaccCCAGACGCCACGACGCTACGGGTACGCGCGACATCttggctgctgctcgctACGGATAGCCCACTTCGacaggtggtggcgccggcaAGCGACTTGCTCAGGGCGGGGGAGgccgagggggagagagcgggcgACAGCCCCGcaagaaagaggcgaggcAAGAATGAAAAGTGTGCAGTGGATGCAGCCACGGCGTGTGCGGGACGCGTGCGTCCTTGCCGCTCTTCAGAGAGTCTgcaagggaaggaaaagTAAACGACAGGCTCGTCAAGCCCGCATCGCATGGGCGtggcacagagacacacccTCACAACAAAGCGGTCAGCCCAACTACAGGTGAAGGTATGCTTGCCGGCCAGGGAGAGGCAAAAAGAATGGACACAGGcgaggagagacacacacacacacgtgcctgTCTGTAAAATCGCGccaaaacacacgcacaaaggcgTACGTAAAGCGCacggtgggaggaggggatgaAGACTCTACAGACTACCAGCCGGCGTAGGGTCGCGGCTGTCTGTTCGCGTGCGCGTAGAGAGGagcgaggggtgggggacgcGTACGcagtggagggagggggtggagacAGCCAAGTGGGCGTACTTCGACTTCACGAAAGAATAGAGAAGACAGGCGGAGGAAACGGACCGTGCGTGCCAAAGTATAGAAGCGTAGGGAAACGACTGCGCGAGTTGGCGTCAGAGAAGTCCCCAGCTGGTACTGTGCTGCAActagcgggggggggaggggggaggggagaggggaggaacgACGAGGCTGGTGGAGGCGAGTGTGGACGGACGAAGTTGAGGTTCGCGGCGAGGTAAGGGTGGGTTGGGGGaagtggagggggtggaggccAGTTGCATGTGTTGTGGATCACATCACTAGAGAGGCTGCCGCAGGGGTACACTGCGCGTCGTCTGTCCCAGCAGAACATCTCCGTGAGTTAAGCATGATCTCTGCCCTCGGAAGGGGTGATGCATGTGGGGCACATGCAATCCGCGGCAAGTGAAGTCCTGCGGCGGGCTGAGGAGCCTATCCACCGGTGTGCCGGGGTAGGGCTTTGCAGCCGaagacgtgtgtgtgtgtgtgtgtgaagaggAGCCGCGGTTAGCGTGAGGGAGCTAAAGTACCACCCCAAGACGGCGTTGGGCTGAAGGCGGGTTTCGTTCTTGGGTGCTGTTAGGGGAGGCCGCGACTCAAGGAAGGAATTGGCGAAAGAGTATCAGACTATATAAGCCGGGCGCCGAGCCAAATGACGGCTTCCCTCTCAGCAGCTGAGTAGGAAGGCGAGATATGCGGCGTTGGCGTGagctgcaggtgcagggGAGAGACTGCTGGTGGCACAGCGATGGCGAAGAGATGCTTATAGAGAGAGTTACCGGTAGCGTGTCGGCTCATAGAGGCGGGGGCGATGCCCTCTTTGCCGAGCTGGCCAGCAGTTGCCTCTCTTACACGGGTAAGTGTCGATgacgaagaggcgctgcaaGCGATCGCAcagcgtacacacacacacaaggcggTCAAGGAGGGCAGGCAAAGGGCGCAGGCAACGTAGAGAGAATAGAAacggaaaagagggaggggggaggagggcagccgATGATGCTGGTCCGCATGCACAACGGTGCCGAGTTTGAGGCCAGGGATAAATATGCTCCACGGTTCGGCGAGGCGTATAGGAAGGCGCCTTCTGGGAGgacaagagaaaagaaagtgcCACGTATAGCGCAGTGGCTGTGCCTGTTGCACCTcgtctcgtgtgtgtgtgtgtgcgcgtgctgatACcgtcgcagctgccgcggtggGCGGGCGACATAGAGCATCTCCCACGCAAGACAGCCGCAGCGACTGTCGTACAGAAGTGACCGACCGTGAGGGTGCACAAGATGGGCAAACGAGGCGGCGGGTGCGCGTCGGTGGCAGTACgatgtggaggagagggcgagcaATACACGTGTATAGCTGTACTGTGCCCGTCGGTCATACGGTCGTTTCC from Leishmania braziliensis MHOM/BR/75/M2904 complete genome, chromosome 31 includes these protein-coding regions:
- a CDS encoding GP63-like protein, leishmanolysin-like protein is translated as MSRVPVASWRLGLWLCVLFMYIAFATAAIASSALKVDSNAADELPSPCGHGQVASEQSDLPLTYVTLRRNSNGLRYQVEVNLKRLNASATTDQRAVEPRAAVTVSSDSMDSGWAPIRIAVFTPDLEDQSKYCTAVGQMRPDSSGSLVRCSSVADLLTDAKKRTLISSILPQAVSMHAQRLKVRPPAADTTIVVNTMPGSHCGSFTVPPAHRTVGVPDADFVVYVAAGPTSTPRSFMAWAVTCQYYPNTATITSRPAVGAVYFNPRYLPT